Proteins from a genomic interval of Borrelia hispanica CRI:
- a CDS encoding variable large family protein, producing the protein MMVMVMMVVMGCNNGMLEEEKGKNKFLKSLVSLGNEFLDVFTSFGEMVGSVLGLNLESKKSDVGNYFKKVQDTVQGIKDGLNKIVSDMKKEKNPNAEATESAVKTLVESKLDKIIGGAKEVSEAIGDASDPIGNVADKDAAAAVVGDSVKSLIEGIEKIVSVVLGKEGNPEAGDAKKVATVGNGNRGAASDGEAGKLFTANAGTADNAKKSVADAAKAVGAVTGADILQAIVKGDGDATAAKLASAKDGTIAGAMALRAMAKGGKFAGPNDNNNADYTAEIKGVALSSVIKALDTLTIAIRSTIDEGHKSVKEAMKINTNDTPVASEKSGSGDQNK; encoded by the coding sequence ATGATGGTGATGGTGATGATGGTGGTGATGGGATGTAATAATGGGATGTTGGAAGAAGAGAAGGGAAAGAATAAGTTTTTGAAGTCTTTAGTGAGCTTGGGTAATGAATTTTTGGATGTTTTCACATCTTTTGGGGAAATGGTAGGGAGTGTATTGGGATTGAATTTGGAGAGTAAGAAATCGGATGTTGGGAATTACTTTAAGAAGGTTCAAGATACTGTGCAAGGGATAAAGGATGGACTTAATAAAATTGTTAGTGATATGAAGAAAGAAAAGAATCCAAATGCTGAGGCTACTGAGAGTGCAGTGAAAACATTGGTTGAGAGTAAACTAGATAAGATAATTGGTGGAGCAAAGGAGGTAAGTGAGGCAATTGGTGATGCTAGTGATCCAATTGGTAATGTTGCTGATAAGGATGCTGCTGCGGCTGTTGTTGGAGATAGTGTTAAATCTCTTATTGAAGGAATTGAAAAAATTGTAAGTGTTGTACTTGGAAAAGAAGGTAATCCTGAAGCTGGGGATGCTAAGAAGGTTGCAACTGTTGGAAATGGCAATAGGGGAGCTGCTTCTGATGGAGAAGCAGGGAAATTATTTACTGCTAATGCAGGTACTGCTGATAATGCAAAAAAATCAGTAGCTGATGCAGCAAAAGCAGTTGGGGCAGTCACTGGTGCTGATATTTTGCAAGCTATTGTTAAAGGCGATGGTGATGCTACTGCAGCTAAATTGGCTAGTGCTAAAGATGGAACAATAGCAGGAGCTATGGCATTAAGAGCGATGGCAAAGGGAGGTAAATTTGCTGGTCCTAATGATAATAATAATGCTGATTATACTGCTGAGATTAAAGGAGTAGCATTAAGTTCAGTAATTAAGGCATTAGATACATTGACAATAGCAATAAGAAGTACTATTGATGAAGGACATAAAAGTGTAAAAGAAGCAATGAAAATTAATACTAATGATACTCCTGTAGCATCTGAAAAGAGTGGTTCTGGTGATCAAAATAAATAG